A genome region from Paenibacillus pabuli includes the following:
- a CDS encoding restriction endonuclease, producing MNWNENLTPWVIGSIAVLLLLVWVIRRFIRRGQRIRSEANPRKISIKDIDKMEDGSEFELYLFHLFQQLGYEEVHKTTSSRDFGADLVFTDRLGRRNVIQAKRYGANHPVGLSAVQEIYTSMRYYEADRSIVLTSARYTEACRTLAAVNGVKLLDREDLMDLIVLFKSRRVEEAMELIEEDDQEPVETWQSRRKRTTR from the coding sequence ATGAATTGGAATGAAAACTTAACCCCTTGGGTCATTGGTTCGATCGCTGTATTGCTGCTGCTGGTCTGGGTAATTCGGCGATTCATCCGGCGGGGACAGCGTATACGCAGTGAAGCCAACCCTCGCAAGATCTCAATCAAGGACATCGATAAAATGGAAGATGGTTCGGAGTTTGAGTTGTATCTCTTTCATTTGTTTCAACAGCTCGGATACGAAGAAGTTCATAAGACGACCAGCAGCCGGGACTTCGGAGCGGATCTTGTGTTTACGGACCGCTTGGGCAGACGGAATGTGATTCAGGCCAAACGTTATGGAGCGAATCATCCGGTTGGTCTGAGTGCCGTGCAGGAGATTTACACCTCGATGCGTTATTATGAAGCAGACCGCTCGATCGTCTTGACTTCAGCAAGATACACAGAAGCCTGCCGGACGCTGGCTGCGGTCAACGGTGTGAAGCTGCTGGACCGGGAAGATCTGATGGATCTGATTGTCCTGTTCAAGTCGAGAAGAGTGGAAGAAGCCATGGAACTCATAGAAGAAGATGATCAGGAGCCGGTGGAAACCTGGCAATCGAGGCGAAAACGAACTACACGCTAG
- a CDS encoding DNA glycosylase AlkZ-like family protein, which yields MTTPLRMTKTAVRRFLLHTQLLLERWPAESGSSGPDQVMRLIRTLGCVQIDPVAAVTGNQHLVLGARDPGYDPAYLHTLLREHKVFEYFANAACVIPMEDYAYFEPVRARLRERLNPSLQGLEITVQHVLQRLAEEGPLPSKAFRAVERVSGYWDRPDAPKTKDTSLALNLLLDTAAIRVVARQGNERYFQIIEPDLYQQRPGLSVEQEAHIQQQALLDKYIHAYRVVDTRDARLGWLKWSAAERRAQMAARVADGRMIPLEIEGVVTPYYIRTEDEELLLRMQQDETHYEASGPVRFLPPLDNLLWRRERIVDLFDFHYKWEIYTPEAKRTYGYYAMPILHGDRLIGRMDPRLDRKTGTLTVRLLSMEESAPPVEEWMSDFRDGLTFFATMHGAKSIKVEETVPAALKKGLKSL from the coding sequence ATGACTACACCTCTGCGAATGACAAAGACTGCAGTTCGGCGTTTTTTGCTGCATACACAATTGCTGCTGGAACGCTGGCCAGCAGAATCGGGATCGTCCGGGCCGGATCAGGTTATGCGTCTGATTCGTACGTTAGGCTGCGTGCAGATCGATCCGGTCGCAGCAGTGACCGGCAATCAGCATTTAGTACTGGGTGCACGTGATCCGGGGTACGATCCTGCATATTTACATACATTGCTTCGTGAGCACAAGGTATTCGAGTATTTTGCCAATGCCGCATGTGTCATCCCGATGGAGGACTACGCGTACTTCGAACCTGTGCGTGCAAGATTAAGGGAACGGCTTAATCCATCCCTGCAGGGTCTGGAGATAACCGTACAGCATGTCCTGCAGCGTCTTGCAGAGGAAGGACCGCTACCCTCCAAAGCATTTCGTGCGGTTGAACGAGTCAGTGGTTATTGGGATCGTCCGGATGCACCGAAGACCAAGGATACAAGTCTTGCACTGAACCTGCTGCTGGATACGGCCGCCATCCGGGTCGTTGCAAGGCAGGGCAATGAACGATACTTCCAGATCATTGAACCGGATCTGTATCAACAGAGGCCTGGCCTTAGTGTCGAACAGGAGGCGCATATACAACAGCAAGCACTTTTGGATAAATACATTCATGCTTATCGGGTAGTGGATACCCGTGATGCCAGACTCGGATGGCTTAAATGGTCCGCAGCTGAGCGGCGTGCGCAAATGGCTGCACGTGTGGCCGATGGACGAATGATCCCGCTGGAGATTGAGGGGGTCGTGACACCCTACTACATCCGGACAGAGGATGAAGAACTGCTGCTGAGAATGCAGCAGGACGAGACACATTATGAGGCATCAGGTCCGGTCCGTTTCTTACCCCCATTGGATAACCTGCTCTGGAGAAGGGAACGGATTGTGGATTTGTTTGATTTTCATTATAAGTGGGAGATCTATACGCCAGAAGCGAAACGGACGTATGGCTATTACGCCATGCCCATTCTTCACGGGGATCGGCTGATCGGACGGATGGATCCCAGACTGGATCGTAAAACGGGAACACTCACGGTCCGTTTGTTATCCATGGAGGAGAGTGCTCCCCCCGTGGAAGAATGGATGTCCGATTTTCGGGATGGACTCACCTTCTTCGCAACGATGCATGGAGCGAAGTCCATCAAGGTGGAAGAGACGGTACCGGCAGCTCTAAAAAAAGGATTGAAGTCCCTCTGA